One genomic segment of Candidatus Syntrophosphaera sp. includes these proteins:
- a CDS encoding peptidylprolyl isomerase: MISCCALLAVCGGLGALHFARWSTSMGSFTAEIYEQQTPITGNNFLDLANSGFYNDLIFHRVVAGFVIQDGCPYGTGYGGPGYTIPLEIYPGFHHDQAGILAMARSADPNSAGSQYYITLAPAPHLDGNYAIFGKVLQGLDVVLDIGLVPVDANDRPITPVTIDTLRVLDLSIGTTTPPDSTLYYCAEGHPQMFIVEASSQNHIITYEWFVNDVPQPGSTDFIFETTFSDGAYTVTCRVSNAEWSHDVVWDVWVEGLAVDDPIPPAAGTLEISPNPFKEGTFVRLNSNSPELFSLGVYDLRGRLVRGAPEDLKHGGVWFWDSRNEQGKRVPAGVYIIRASSASHQVVRRCAVY, encoded by the coding sequence ATGATTTCCTGTTGCGCGCTGCTGGCCGTTTGCGGTGGCCTCGGCGCGCTGCATTTCGCCCGCTGGAGCACATCCATGGGCAGTTTCACCGCCGAGATCTATGAGCAGCAGACTCCGATCACGGGCAACAATTTCCTGGATCTGGCCAACAGCGGATTTTACAACGACCTGATCTTCCACCGCGTGGTGGCGGGCTTCGTGATCCAGGACGGATGCCCATACGGAACCGGTTACGGCGGCCCCGGCTACACCATTCCCCTGGAGATCTATCCGGGGTTTCATCACGACCAGGCCGGTATTCTGGCCATGGCCCGTTCCGCAGATCCAAATTCCGCCGGCTCCCAATACTACATCACCCTGGCCCCGGCGCCCCATCTGGACGGAAATTACGCCATCTTCGGCAAGGTGTTGCAGGGCCTGGACGTGGTTTTGGACATCGGACTTGTGCCCGTGGATGCCAACGACCGGCCCATCACGCCGGTCACCATCGACACTCTGCGCGTATTGGACCTTTCCATCGGAACCACCACACCGCCTGATTCCACACTGTATTACTGCGCTGAAGGCCATCCGCAGATGTTCATCGTGGAAGCCTCATCCCAAAACCACATCATCACTTACGAGTGGTTTGTGAACGACGTCCCTCAACCCGGCAGCACGGATTTCATCTTTGAGACCACTTTCTCCGACGGCGCCTACACCGTAACCTGCAGGGTCAGCAACGCGGAATGGAGCCATGACGTTGTTTGGGATGTCTGGGTGGAGGGTTTGGCTGTTGACGACCCCATCCCGCCAGCGGCCGGCACATTGGAGATCTCCCCCAATCCCTTTAAGGAGGGGACCTTTGTCAGGCTGAACTCCAATTCCCCGGAGCTCTTCTCCCTCGGAGTTTACGACCTTCGGGGCAGACTTGTCCGCGGCGCTCCGGAAGACTTGAAACACGGCGGCGTCTGGTTCTGGGACAGCCGGAACGAGCAGGGAAAGCGGGTTCCCGCGGGAGTGTACATCATCCGCGCCAGTTCCGCCAGCCACCAGGTCGTCAGGAGATGCGCGGTCTATTGA
- a CDS encoding cofactor-independent phosphoglycerate mutase: MKYMIILGDGMADYLLEELGGKTPLMAAQKPNMDRLAKLGRSGILSTVPPDMPAGSEVANLSVLGYDVREVYQGRGVLEGAAMGVVIGDADLAMRCNLLCLEDAKIKNHSAGHISTPEARLLIEHLNAELGSEIVTFHPGVSYRHLLVLKNGDPAISLTPPHDVPGSPWRDVLPVATSASGIETASLLTDLIIRSQALLKDHPVNLARKAAGKDPANSAWFWSAGKKPRMRTYQELFGKTGAVISAVDLLHGIGVYAGFRVIHVEGATGLYDTNYEGKVAAALEAIREVDMVYLHIEAADEAGHEGNASLKTKCIEAIDARVVGPIMSALQNFAEPVAIALLPDHPTPVSTRGHVHDPVPFVIYKPGEGPDSVDRYDEESAKAGSHGYLENGEFIRTLFA, encoded by the coding sequence ATGAAATACATGATCATACTTGGTGACGGCATGGCGGACTATCTGCTGGAGGAACTGGGTGGCAAAACACCGCTGATGGCCGCTCAGAAGCCGAACATGGACCGCCTGGCCAAACTCGGCCGGAGCGGAATTCTCAGCACCGTGCCCCCGGACATGCCAGCCGGCTCCGAAGTGGCGAACCTGTCAGTCTTGGGCTATGACGTGCGTGAAGTTTATCAGGGCCGTGGTGTTTTGGAAGGCGCCGCCATGGGCGTGGTCATTGGCGATGCTGATCTGGCCATGCGCTGCAACCTGCTTTGCCTGGAGGACGCAAAGATCAAGAACCATTCGGCTGGCCATATCAGCACCCCCGAAGCCAGGCTGCTTATCGAACACCTGAACGCCGAACTGGGCAGCGAGATTGTCACTTTTCACCCCGGAGTCAGCTATCGCCACCTATTGGTGCTCAAGAACGGCGATCCCGCGATCAGCCTGACTCCGCCCCATGACGTTCCGGGCTCGCCCTGGCGAGATGTTCTTCCGGTTGCGACCTCAGCTTCCGGAATCGAGACAGCGTCACTGCTCACCGATCTGATCATCCGTTCCCAAGCTCTGCTGAAAGATCATCCAGTAAATCTGGCCCGCAAAGCCGCCGGAAAGGACCCTGCCAATTCGGCCTGGTTCTGGTCGGCGGGAAAAAAACCCCGCATGCGGACCTATCAGGAGCTGTTTGGCAAAACCGGAGCCGTGATCTCCGCGGTCGATCTGCTCCACGGGATCGGGGTCTATGCCGGATTCCGGGTCATCCACGTTGAGGGAGCCACGGGGCTTTACGACACCAATTACGAAGGCAAGGTGGCCGCCGCCTTGGAGGCGATCCGCGAGGTGGACATGGTGTATCTGCATATCGAGGCCGCGGACGAGGCAGGCCACGAAGGCAACGCCTCCCTCAAAACCAAATGCATCGAAGCCATCGATGCCCGTGTGGTCGGTCCCATCATGTCCGCACTTCAAAACTTTGCCGAACCGGTGGCCATTGCCCTGTTACCCGATCATCCGACCCCCGTATCAACCCGCGGCCACGTCCACGATCCGGTTCCCTTCGTGATCTACAAACCCGGAGAGGGGCCTGATTCCGTTGACCGCTACGATGAGGAGAGCGCCAAAGCCGGATCCCATGGGTATCTGGAAAACGGCGAATTCATCCGAACCCTGTTTGCCTGA